Proteins from a genomic interval of Plasmodium reichenowi strain SY57 chromosome 13, whole genome shotgun sequence:
- a CDS encoding apicoplast calcium binding protein 1, putative, whose translation MKLLNFPLTRYDVFITRFFLFASFLMVLFMCENFLKKSYMTSIHIRNNKLCSFIHKNFENLEKYLTCDFVPYDLGMNDWKSLKRKIIKNGEGEYNDMSDPSYMEKKHFEIEKNSHKMKGRPNEMNEQKSTLMNRPRKSKYNKTNKNNKVKGNLNKKKKKKKKKKAAQKYYTNRMGYSIGTNNNSNNINININSSGENYKEKDKYYHESFNYSVDTNNPSVDEQVLKKALMVFKKLDINKNTYIDYIEFETNVNILSRMNEINKNILTYLFDMFDIDKDKKLNYTEFLSLNSYDFNYIKLVHIIFEEDHVVDKRIVLEYLEIYVTEFLETIIEEEKHKYLRQHNLIQYYTNLFYINNKKKWDLNEDDKLQIGEFPNFQLTLLIEIDHLSNFIQIDYNIDGYIDPSELLYYINEDKSMFNKFKKYIKKKQNKNKNKNKNNNNNNDNNDNNNNNNNNKMDVFKFMKEELNIPEGLFLNIKYLYYSFDINNDMLLNFEEYKDQVTTFAVLDSAPDIVYAT comes from the coding sequence ATGAAACTTTTAAATTTTCCACTGACCCGCTACGACGTTTTCATCACGCGATTTTTTCTGTTTGCGTCTTTTTTGATGgttttatttatgtgcgagaattttttaaagaagTCTTATATGACAAGTATACACATTCGAAATAATAAGTTATGTTCTTTCATACATAAAAACTTTGAGAACTTGGAGAAGTACCTCACATGTGATTTTGTTCCTTACGATTTGGGTATGAACGACTGGAAAAgtttaaaaagaaaaataataaaaaacgGAGAAGGAGAGTATAATGATATGAGCGATCCATCttatatggaaaaaaaacattttgaGATAGAGAAGAATTCTCATAAAATGAAAGGTCGTCCGAATGAAATGAATGAGCAGAAGTCTACTTTGATGAATAGACCAAGGAAAAGCAAATATaacaaaacaaataaaaataataaagtgAAAGGAAATTTGAAcaagaagaagaaaaaaaaaaagaaaaaaaaagctgcacaaaaatattatactaACAGGATGGGATATTCCATAGgaacaaataataatagcaataatattaatattaatattaatagtagTGGTGAGAACTATAAAGAGAAAGATAAATATTACCATGAATCATTCAATTATAGTGTTGATACAAATAATCCTTCTGTGGATGAACAAGTATTAAAAAAGGCTTTGATggtatttaaaaaattagatataaataagaatacATACATTGACTATATAGAATTTGAAACgaatgtaaatattttatcaagaatgaatgaaataaataagaatatattaacatatcTTTTTGATATGTTTGATATAGATAAAGATaagaaattaaattatacaGAATTTTTGTCATTAAATTCTTATGATTTTAATTACATCAAATTagtacatataatatttgaaGAAGACCATGTGGTTGATAAAAGAATCGTACTTGAATATTTAGAAATTTATGTAACCGAATTTTTAGAAACTATCATAGAAGAAGAgaaacataaatatttaagacagcataatttaatacaatattatacaaatcttttttatataaataataaaaaaaaatgggATCTAAATGAAGATGATAAATTACAAATAGGAGAATTTCCTAATTTCCAATTAACCCTATTAATAGAAATAGACCACTTATCTAATTTTATACAAATTGATTATAACATAGATGGATATATCGATCCTTCAGAATTATTGTATTACATTAATGAAGATAAAAGCAtgtttaataaatttaaaaaatatattaaaaaaaaacaaaataaaaacaaaaacaaaaacaaaaacaataataataataatgacaataatgacaataataataataataataataataagatgGATGTTTTTAAGTTTATGAAGgaagaattaaatattcCAGAAGGAttgtttttaaatataaaatatttatattattcatttgaCATAAACAATGATATGTTATTAAATTTTGAAGAGTACAAAGATCAAGTTACTACGTTTGCCGTCCTCGATTCGGCTCCTGACATAGTATACGCCACATGA
- a CDS encoding hypothetical protein (conserved Plasmodium protein, unknown function): MTSCRFLKLLSIWDKCKSKFLKSNFSTLNKFEYSSPTALLNYNNSTPLSTNKQEKNKIHNNVNHLNNKQTSCNNNETFSCNNEEFFEIIKKNIKKNKNKYHILNIYCKELMYRINDSNISANIITKTFSLLSYTDYKNDHRISEILNRCILRLNEFDLIHLCSLVISLSKMNFRSVYFLEQVQKKFMREQENYFEKHSPHYICLFINSWVKLNCSRKKNYITNHANHHHNNSIDHITDNIKKHDYQGDHINNKHINNKHINNKYCNNKHCNNKHCNNNHCNNYHCNYLSHIDHRESSENVQIINFLLSKIIHRKVEEYSLIGISLLLYNISILKLYKYYSLFSLFENHIIKTKSHLNIIQIVNILTAYNNVCLLKGNFLIELLECINVQMESCYFHHLVRLMNISFCFMGNHNKDKIDIYNKNMFHIHKNISVDEFTQISHFITNLFNQLVKNTKNYCKKKDVILLCGTLSKYKKCIDKNFTNTSSPLSSINMNCLFYAIRNNVKNFISLYNHVELSILLYCYSLYEIKDLFLFHKIKLRSLKIFITFNQITFSYLFKAFQNMKINDLIFENACLNKILQINKFTCPKSLLFTLSAFSSLHKKKKKNPIIEDIWQVIFRNFQDIFINNFYELTNIKKDGNIIQNRNIAIPSYLLYIDEDNMASYSMVMCPKNETFCSFQNKEKTEIKTKIKTEIKTKIKTEIKTKIKTEIKTKTTNKKSNLIKGDTLCMLVHFFSKAKEFHLIYELIIILINEYENYKNILSTHNCISLLNSMGTLCAHMKNEKSNIFWRNYYLFINQLTKKILVSVDLYETKYYLINFLSACGKIFQSYISIIYKINEEQKNVCFYLKNILDILITPLNKYINEFTLGDIGILFETYNKENYLQEFIYTTPKEKDDHIKFSFVNKIINRLIDLLNHINEKDYKNVIIIMNNIIKINNFDKTIYNLIIKNYILQSFYYESIPMLSQSIFYICINVLFRDIIINTQQIYLLKYLFKKLFQQFINQEIFLFSTQNECFLISDKYINNNEYNNMMSDTIFIKSLIYLCQSIFIILFHMSNIKEISYEYKIKSKVIKEENNELLNSITFLRLYLTIFMFTEKCIIQEAYHFKKIKNFTSFENSSITHEIYNIVKHIPVKSYYTSLLFYKLLLIKT; this comes from the coding sequence atgacGAGCTGTAGATTCCTTAAATTGTTGAGCATATGGGATAAATGCAAAAGTAAGTTCTTAAAATCAAACTTTTCAACTTTAAACAAGTTTGAATATAGTTCTCCTACGGctcttttaaattataataattctaCACCTTTAAGTACAAATAAgcaagaaaaaaataaaattcatAACAATGTAAATCAtctaaataataaacaaacctcctgtaataataatgaaacGTTCTCTTGTAATAATGAGGaattttttgaaattattaaaaaaaatattaagaaaaataaaaataaataccatatattgaatatatattgtaaagAATTAATGTATAGAATTAACGATTCAAATATTAGTGCTAATATCATTACAAAAACATTTTCgttattatcatataccgattataaaaatgatcaTAGAATAAGTGAAATTTTAAATCGTTGTATTTTACGATTAAACGAGTTTGATCTAATTCATTTATGTTCTTTGGTCATATCTTTAAGTAAAATGAATTTTAGGAGTGTGTATTTTCTGGAACAAGTACAAAAGAAATTTATGAGAGAGcaagaaaattattttgaaaaacACTCTCcacattatatatgtttgttTATAAATAGTTGGGTAAAATTAAATTGTAgcagaaaaaaaaattatataacaaatcATGCAAACcatcatcataataatagtataGATCATATTACGGATAATATTAAGAAGCATGATTACCAAGGCGatcatattaataataaacatattaataataaacatattaataataaatattgtaataataaacattgtaataataaacattgtaataataaccATTGTAATAATTACCATTGTAATTACCTATCCCATATTGATCATAGGGAGAGTAGCGAAAATGttcaaattataaatttccTGTTATCCAAGATAATCCACAGAAAAGTAGAAGAATACAGCTTAATAGGAATAAgcttattattatataatatatctatccttaaattatacaagtactattctttattttctttatttgaaaatcatataattaaGACAAAAAGTCATTTGAACATTATACAAATagttaatatattaacagcttataataatgtatgTTTATTAAAAGGGAACTTTTTAATAGAATTGTTAGAATGTATAAATGTACAAATGGAGTCTtgttattttcatcatttgGTAAGGTTGATGAATATATCCTTCTGTTTTATGGGGAACCATAATAAGGATAAAATCgacatttataataaaaatatgttccatattcataaaaatatctCCGTTGATGAATTCACACAGATTTCTCATTTTATTACCAATTTATTTAATCAACTTGTTAAAAACACAAAAAATTACTGTAAAAAGAAAGATgtcatattattatgtggGACCTTATcgaaatataaaaaatgcATAGATAAGAATTTTACAAACACCTCTTCTCCACTTTCAtctataaatatgaattgCCTGTTTTACGCAATTCGtaataatgtaaaaaattttataagtCTGTACAATCATGTTGAATTatctattttattatattgttattcTCTTTATGAAATCAAGGatctatttttatttcataaaataaaattaagaagtttaaaaatattcatcaCTTTTAATCAAATAacattttcatatttatttaaggcttttcaaaatatgaaaataaatgatCTTATATTTGAAAACGCTTGcttaaataaaattttacaAATCAATAAATTTACCTGTCCCAAAAGTTTACTCTTTACATTATCTGCATTCTCATctttacataaaaaaaaaaaaaaaaatccCATAATTGAAGATATATGGCAAGTTATATTTAGAAACTTTCaagatatttttattaacaaCTTTTATGAATTAACAAACATAAAGAAAGAtggaaatattatacaaaatagaaatattgCCATACCatcttatttattatatatagacGAAGATAATATGGCTAGCTACTCAATGGTTATGTGTCCAAAAAATGAAACATTTTGTTCTTTCCaaaacaaagaaaaaacagaaataaaaacaaaaataaaaacagaaataaaaacaaaaataaaaacagaaataaaaacaaaaataaaaacagaaataaaaacaaaaacaacaaacaaaaaaagCAATTTGATTAAGGGAGATACACTATGTATGCTAgtacattttttttcaaaagCCAAAGAATTTCATTTGATTTATGAActaataattatattaattaatgaatatgaaaattataaaaatattctatCAACACACAATTGTATAAGTTTATTAAATTCTATGGGTACTCTCTGTGCTcatatgaaaaatgaaaaaagtaatattttctggagaaattattatctttttataaatcaATTAACAAAGAAAATATTGGTAAGTGTAGATTTGTAtgaaacaaaatattatcttATAAATTTCTTAAGTGCTTGTGGTAAAATTTTTCAGTCTTACatttctattatatataaaataaatgaagaacaaaaaaatgtttgtttttatttgaaaaatattttagatattttaattacacctttaaataaatatataaatgagTTCACTTTAGGTGATATAGGAATTCTGTTCgaaacatataataaagaaaattatttacaaGAATTCATTTATACGACACCAAAGGAAAAGGATGAccatataaaattttcttttgtaaataaaataataaatagattaattgatttattaaatcatattaatgaaaaggattataaaaatgtcataattattatgaacaaTATAATCAAAATTAACAATTTCgataaaacaatatataatttaataattaaaaattatattcttcAAAGCTTTTATTATGAATCTATACCTATGTTATCACAaagtattttttatatatgtataaatgttttatttagggatattattattaacacACAACAAAtctatttattaaaatatttattcaaaaaattatttcaacaatttataaatcaagagatatttcttttttctaCACAAAATGAATGTTTCCTTATATcagataaatatattaataataatgagtataataatatgatgaGTGACactatatttattaaatctttaatatatttatgtcaatctatttttatcatattatttcatatgtctaacataaaagaaataagttatgaatataaaatcaAAAGTAAAGTTATTAAAGaggaaaataatgaattgTTAAATTCTATAACTTTTTTACGACTTTATTTAacaatttttatgtttacTGAAAAATGCATAATACAAGAGGCAtatcattttaaaaaaattaaaaattttacaAGTTTTGAAAATTCGAGTATCACAcatgaaatatataatattgttaaaCATATACCTGTCAAAAGTTACTACACATCtttacttttttataaactgcttttaattaaaacttaa